One genomic segment of Sphingobacteriales bacterium includes these proteins:
- a CDS encoding PorT family protein, translating into MANNQLSQAQPNLQNHDRRKIHFGISLGTNLSRFAVTHSPDFAFHDTIKSVQSSRSGGFNVGIISDFHMGKRTDLRFIPSLVFAEKKLDYIELSPDGGPNLATNKTIESIMLTFPLSVKYKSDRFFDNFRFYVIGGGRLDWDLASNSKARKALDIVKIKPVDFAVEYGLGLEFYFPLFIFSPEIRFSNGLNNIFTDTPNLRYSEVLGRLKSRAVMITLQFEG; encoded by the coding sequence TTGGCTAACAACCAATTAAGTCAAGCCCAGCCTAATTTACAAAACCACGACAGACGAAAAATTCATTTTGGTATTTCGCTGGGCACCAATTTATCGCGTTTTGCTGTTACGCACTCGCCGGACTTTGCTTTTCATGATACCATTAAAAGCGTGCAATCTTCGCGTTCGGGTGGGTTTAATGTGGGTATTATTTCGGATTTCCACATGGGTAAACGCACTGATTTGCGTTTTATTCCTTCGTTGGTATTTGCCGAAAAAAAACTCGATTATATTGAACTTTCTCCGGATGGTGGCCCCAACCTTGCGACAAACAAAACCATCGAAAGCATTATGCTTACCTTTCCGTTGTCGGTAAAATATAAATCAGACAGGTTTTTTGATAATTTCAGATTTTATGTTATTGGCGGTGGACGTTTGGATTGGGACCTTGCCTCGAACTCGAAAGCCCGCAAAGCCTTAGACATTGTAAAAATTAAACCTGTTGATTTTGCCGTTGAGTATGGCTTAGGCTTAGAATTTTATTTTCCGCTGTTTATTTTTTCGCCCGAAATACGGTTTAGCAATGGCCTAAACAATATTTTTACCGATACGCCTAATTTGCGTTATTCGGAGGTGTTAGGCCGGTTAAAATCGCGCGCAGTAATGATTACCTTGCAGTTTGAGGGCTAA
- a CDS encoding DUF11 domain-containing protein gives MEHGATTSSISGLVAGTYSVTVTDAKGCTAECSTTVNEPGCNLSASADGTPVSCNDGSDGTATATPTGNNGAVTYLWSNGATTQTISGLSAGTYTVTITDAVNCTAIASYTVTEPPVMDVTCTSTDVTTNGGSDGTASVTASGGTPPYTYLWNTGATTSSISGLVAGTYSVTVTDAKGCTAECSTTVNEPGCNLSASADGTPVSCHGGNNGTATATPTGNSDPVSYLWSNGATTQTISGLSAGTYTVTITETPTCTATASYTVTEPPVMDVTCSSTDATTNGGSDGTASVTASGGTPPYTYLWNTGATTSSISGLVAGTYSVTVTDAKGCTAECSTTVNEPGCNLSASADGTPVSCNDGSDGTATATPTGNNGAVTYLWSNGATTQSISGLSAGTYTVTITDAVNCTAIASYTATGTPVMDVTCSSTDVTTNGGSDGTASVTASGGTPPYTYLWNTGATTSSISGLVAGTYSVTVTDAKGCTAECSTTVNEPGCNLSATADGTPVSCNDGSDGTATATPTGNNGAVTYLWSNGATTQTISGLSAGTYTVTITDAVNCTAIASYTVTEPPVMDVTCSSTDVTTNGGSDGTASVTASGGTPPYTYLWNTGATTSSISGLTAGTYTVTVTDAKGCTAECSTTVNEPAPCELTDAGKTNETCNDNNTAANLSDDYITFSLNPTGTQLGTGYTVSVSGGFTISPTSGTYGSATAFQLNAGSANGSVITVTITDNNDAACTITTTVQKSNCSAGEPDLSLTKEVDDCEGEIGQNTIFTLTLENTGTADATGVVITDVLPAGLTYISHTPNNITYNQVSGEFNVGTVAVGQTVTIQITVQPTAPGYYCNTANITATSGDSSVDNDEGRACFMVPIELCPGDSYTITLDAGLTNIQWYKDGILIPGATEASLTITEPGVYSYTADNANCPQTGCCPVVFILGNCCPAPRCVAVGVIKLN, from the coding sequence GTGGAACACGGCGCAACAACTTCGAGCATTAGCGGCTTAGTAGCGGGTACATACAGCGTAACCGTTACCGATGCCAAGGGTTGTACTGCCGAGTGCAGCACCACCGTTAACGAGCCAGGTTGTAACCTTAGTGCAAGTGCTGATGGTACACCTGTATCTTGCAATGACGGCAGCGATGGTACCGCAACAGCTACACCTACAGGCAATAACGGTGCGGTAACTTATTTATGGAGCAACGGCGCAACCACCCAAACTATTAGCGGTTTATCGGCTGGCACTTATACCGTAACGATAACAGATGCTGTTAATTGTACGGCAATAGCCAGCTACACCGTTACCGAACCCCCTGTAATGGATGTAACTTGTACCAGCACCGATGTAACCACCAACGGTGGCAGCGATGGCACAGCCAGCGTAACAGCCAGCGGCGGCACACCACCCTACACCTATTTGTGGAACACCGGCGCAACAACTTCGAGCATTAGCGGCTTAGTAGCGGGTACATACAGCGTAACCGTTACCGATGCCAAAGGTTGTACTGCCGAGTGCAGCACCACCGTTAACGAACCAGGTTGTAACCTTAGTGCAAGTGCCGATGGTACACCTGTCTCTTGCCATGGCGGCAATAATGGCACCGCAACAGCCACACCTACGGGCAATAGCGACCCTGTGAGCTATTTATGGAGCAACGGCGCAACCACCCAAACTATTAGTGGTTTATCGGCTGGCACTTATACCGTTACTATTACCGAAACACCAACTTGTACGGCAACCGCTAGCTACACCGTTACTGAACCCCCTGTAATGGATGTAACTTGCAGCAGCACCGATGCAACCACCAACGGCGGCAGCGATGGCACAGCCAGCGTAACAGCCAGCGGCGGCACACCACCCTACACCTATTTGTGGAACACCGGCGCAACAACTTCGAGCATTAGCGGCTTAGTAGCGGGTACATACAGCGTAACCGTTACCGATGCCAAAGGTTGTACTGCCGAGTGCAGCACCACCGTTAACGAGCCAGGTTGTAACCTTAGTGCAAGTGCTGATGGTACACCTGTATCTTGCAATGATGGCAGCGATGGTACCGCAACAGCCACACCTACAGGCAATAACGGTGCGGTAACTTATTTATGGAGCAACGGCGCAACCACCCAAAGCATTAGCGGTTTATCGGCTGGCACTTATACCGTAACGATAACAGATGCTGTTAATTGTACGGCAATAGCCAGCTACACCGCTACCGGAACCCCTGTAATGGATGTAACTTGCAGCAGCACCGATGTAACCACCAACGGCGGCAGCGATGGCACAGCCAGCGTAACAGCCAGCGGCGGCACACCACCCTACACCTATTTGTGGAACACCGGCGCAACAACTTCGAGCATTAGCGGCTTAGTAGCGGGTACATACAGCGTAACCGTTACCGATGCCAAGGGTTGTACTGCCGAGTGCAGCACCACCGTTAACGAACCAGGTTGTAACCTTAGTGCTACTGCTGATGGTACACCTGTATCTTGCAATGACGGCAGCGATGGCACCGCAACAGCTACACCTACAGGCAATAACGGTGCGGTAACTTATTTATGGAGCAACGGCGCAACCACCCAAACTATTAGCGGTTTATCGGCTGGCACTTATACCGTAACGATAACAGATGCTGTTAATTGTACGGCAATAGCCAGCTACACCGTTACCGAACCCCCTGTAATGGATGTAACTTGCAGCAGCACCGATGTAACCACCAACGGCGGCAGCGATGGCACAGCCAGCGTAACAGCCAGCGGCGGCACACCACCCTACACCTATTTGTGGAACACCGGCGCAACAACTTCGAGCATTAGCGGCTTAACCGCCGGCACTTATACCGTAACCGTTACCGATGCCAAGGGTTGTACTGCCGAGTGCAGCACCACCGTTAACGAACCAGCACCTTGCGAGCTTACTGACGCAGGCAAAACAAATGAAACTTGTAATGATAATAATACAGCAGCCAATTTGTCCGATGATTACATTACTTTTAGCCTTAATCCTACGGGCACACAACTTGGTACAGGATATACTGTGTCTGTTTCAGGGGGCTTTACTATTAGCCCGACATCCGGAACTTACGGCAGTGCAACAGCCTTCCAGTTAAATGCAGGTTCGGCAAATGGCAGTGTAATCACTGTTACCATAACCGACAATAACGATGCTGCATGCACCATTACTACAACAGTACAAAAAAGTAATTGTTCGGCAGGTGAGCCTGATCTTAGTTTAACCAAAGAGGTAGATGATTGTGAGGGCGAAATAGGCCAAAACACTATATTTACCCTTACACTTGAAAATACCGGTACTGCCGATGCAACAGGAGTAGTTATAACCGATGTGCTACCTGCTGGGTTGACTTATATTAGCCATACGCCGAATAATATTACCTATAATCAGGTATCAGGCGAGTTTAACGTTGGAACAGTTGCAGTAGGTCAAACGGTAACCATACAAATTACGGTTCAGCCAACCGCACCTGGTTACTATTGCAATACTGCAAATATTACCGCTACCAGTGGTGATAGTTCAGTGGATAATGACGAGGGAAGAGCTTGCTTTATGGTACCCATTGAATTATGCCCGGGTGATAGTTACACGATAACGTTAGATGCAGGCTTAACCAATATTCAATGGTATAAAGATGGCATATTAATACCCGGTGCAACAGAAGCCAGTTTAACGATAACTGAGCCTGGCGTTTACAGTTATACTGCCGACAATGCAAACTGTCCACAAACAGGATGCTGCCCGGTTGTGTTTATACTAGGCAATTGTTGTCCCGCTCCTCGTTGTGTGGCAGTTGGAGTTATTAAATTGAATTAA
- a CDS encoding SprB repeat-containing protein gives MPKVVLTQCTATVDEPDCNLSASADGTPVSCHGGNNGTATATPTGNNGAVTYLWSNGATTQTISGLSAGTYTVTITDAVNCTAIASYTVTEPL, from the coding sequence ATGCCAAAGGTTGTACTGACCCAGTGTACCGCTACGGTTGACGAGCCAGATTGTAACCTTAGTGCAAGTGCCGATGGTACACCTGTCAGTTGCCATGGCGGCAATAATGGCACTGCAACAGCCACACCTACAGGCAATAACGGTGCAGTAACTTATTTATGGAGCAACGGCGCAACCACCCAAACTATTAGCGGTTTATCGGCTGGTACTTATACCGTAACGATAACCGATGCCGTTAATTGCACGGCAATAGCCAGCTACACCGTTACCGAACCCCTGTAA
- the priA gene encoding primosomal protein N': protein MPSLLPPTEPTRYAHVIVPLPIREAYTYAIPEPLLAQVVPGKRVEVQFGAKRVYAGMVKTVFEPTIALNPTNVKPIISVLDTEPILSPIQLKFWEWMATYYLCTEGEVMQAALPSAYKLSSESKLVLNPLFGQDFSLLDDREYMIAEALTMQPHITIPDVQLIVGIKTVMPIIKSMLEKGIILVNEELVERYQPREEIFIALNGNYLNDENLLAELFNQLSRAPKQEQLLLAWLQLHAESELPNIMRSILLKRANAEANALDALIKKGVFTKERRLVSRLDDYVNPDKTMSDFILSPAQNEALRQINDWFASGKRTVLLHGVTASGKTQIYIRMIEEVIETGKQALFLLPEIALTVQMITRLRKVFGNQIGISHSKFNDAERIEIWQSVLNGKYKVIVGPRSAMFLPYQNLGLVIIDEEHDPSYKQHDPAPRYNARDAAIYLANLMGAQVVLGSATPAIETYYNATQGKKFGLVTLNERFGGVEMPAIETISLRALIKEKKLVSIFTPQLIDNIKNAIKQNEQVILFQNRRGYAPFILCTACEWIPRCHQCDVSLTYHKHNNSLRCHYCGYFMPLPSHCPECKTTQLTVQGFGTEKVEEYLKIFIPDISTSRLDLDTARTKHGFDRVITDFQAQKTQVLVGTQMITKGLDFERVNLVGVLNADHLLHFPDFRAAERAFQLLSQVSGRAGRRQQRGTVLIQAFNTKHRVLHFVIDHDYTGFYKAEIEERRTHRYPPFARIVVLNLKHPDRTKVNTFAEQLAKRLKQWPADLLVLGPTVPIISKVRNYYLRHILIKILNPASLNEAKMRIAEAITHLKTAQGIGKLVVYADVDPAG from the coding sequence ATGCCCAGTTTACTACCGCCCACCGAACCAACAAGGTATGCCCACGTTATTGTACCGCTGCCTATACGCGAAGCCTATACCTATGCCATACCCGAGCCATTATTAGCGCAAGTTGTGCCGGGCAAACGTGTAGAAGTGCAGTTTGGAGCAAAGCGTGTATATGCGGGCATGGTAAAAACTGTTTTTGAGCCAACCATAGCTCTTAACCCCACTAATGTAAAGCCAATTATTTCAGTATTAGATACTGAGCCTATTTTAAGCCCGATACAATTAAAATTTTGGGAGTGGATGGCAACTTATTACCTATGTACCGAGGGTGAGGTAATGCAAGCCGCACTACCTTCGGCATACAAACTATCCAGCGAGTCAAAATTAGTGCTCAATCCCTTGTTTGGCCAAGATTTTTCGTTGCTTGATGACCGCGAATACATGATTGCCGAAGCACTTACAATGCAGCCTCATATTACAATTCCGGATGTACAGCTAATTGTAGGCATCAAAACTGTTATGCCCATTATCAAATCAATGCTCGAAAAAGGTATTATTTTGGTAAATGAAGAGTTAGTAGAGCGTTACCAACCACGCGAAGAAATATTTATTGCCCTGAACGGAAACTATTTAAACGACGAAAATTTATTAGCCGAACTTTTTAACCAATTATCGCGTGCGCCTAAACAAGAGCAGCTTTTATTGGCATGGTTGCAATTACATGCCGAAAGCGAATTGCCCAATATTATGCGGTCAATACTGTTAAAACGTGCCAATGCCGAAGCTAATGCCTTAGATGCTTTGATAAAAAAAGGTGTTTTTACGAAGGAAAGACGCTTGGTTAGCCGATTAGATGATTATGTAAATCCGGATAAAACTATGAGTGATTTTATCCTTAGTCCGGCACAAAACGAGGCATTACGACAAATAAACGACTGGTTTGCCTCCGGAAAAAGAACTGTTTTACTGCACGGTGTTACAGCCAGCGGCAAAACCCAAATCTATATCCGGATGATTGAAGAGGTCATTGAAACAGGCAAGCAAGCCTTATTTTTGCTGCCCGAAATTGCCCTTACCGTACAAATGATAACTCGTTTGCGCAAAGTTTTTGGCAATCAAATTGGTATCTCGCACTCAAAGTTTAACGATGCCGAGCGTATTGAAATTTGGCAATCGGTATTAAATGGCAAATACAAAGTTATAGTAGGGCCGCGCTCGGCCATGTTTTTACCCTATCAAAATTTAGGCTTGGTAATTATTGACGAAGAACACGACCCCAGCTATAAACAACACGACCCCGCCCCGCGCTACAACGCCCGCGATGCTGCAATTTATTTAGCCAACCTTATGGGTGCCCAAGTTGTTTTAGGCTCGGCGACACCTGCTATAGAAACGTACTACAATGCTACGCAAGGCAAAAAATTTGGCTTGGTAACCCTCAACGAGCGGTTTGGCGGCGTTGAAATGCCCGCCATTGAAACTATTAGTTTGCGAGCTTTAATTAAAGAAAAAAAACTTGTTAGCATTTTTACCCCTCAGTTAATTGATAACATAAAAAATGCCATCAAGCAAAACGAGCAAGTTATTTTGTTTCAAAATAGGCGGGGGTATGCGCCTTTTATTTTGTGTACTGCTTGCGAATGGATTCCGCGCTGCCATCAATGCGATGTTAGCCTAACTTATCATAAGCACAATAATAGTTTGCGATGCCATTATTGTGGCTATTTTATGCCACTGCCCAGCCATTGCCCCGAGTGCAAAACCACCCAATTGACGGTACAAGGTTTTGGGACCGAAAAAGTAGAAGAATATTTAAAAATATTTATTCCGGATATTAGCACCAGCCGCTTAGACTTAGACACTGCCCGTACCAAACATGGTTTTGACAGGGTTATTACCGATTTTCAGGCGCAAAAAACACAAGTATTAGTAGGAACACAAATGATTACCAAAGGACTCGATTTTGAGCGGGTTAATTTAGTGGGTGTACTTAATGCCGACCATTTATTACATTTTCCGGATTTTAGAGCTGCCGAAAGAGCATTTCAACTATTATCGCAGGTGAGCGGCAGGGCGGGGCGCCGGCAACAACGCGGCACGGTGCTAATTCAGGCATTTAATACTAAGCATCGGGTGCTTCATTTTGTAATTGACCACGATTATACCGGATTTTACAAGGCCGAAATTGAAGAGCGGCGAACCCACCGTTACCCACCTTTTGCCCGCATTGTTGTACTTAACCTTAAACACCCCGACCGCACAAAAGTAAATACCTTTGCCGAGCAGTTGGCAAAACGCCTCAAACAATGGCCTGCCGACCTGCTTGTTTTAGGGCCAACAGTTCCAATTATATCAAAAGTGCGCAACTATTATTTAAGGCATATTTTAATAAAAATACTAAACCCAGCCTCACTTAATGAAGCTAAAATGCGCATTGCCGAGGCAATAACACACCTAAAAACAGCACAAGGTATTGGCAAATTAGTTGTTTATGCAGATGTTGACCCCGCCGGGTAG
- a CDS encoding SprB repeat-containing protein, with translation MWNTGATTSSISGLVAGTYSVTVTDAKGCTAECSTTVNEPGCNLSASADGTPVSCHGGNNGTATATPTGNNGAVTYLWSNGATTQTISGLSAGTYTVTITDAVNCTAIASYTVTEPPVMDLTCSSTDATTNGGSDGTASVTASGGTPPYTYLWNTGATTSSISGLVAGTYSVTVTDAKGCTAECSTTVNEPGCNLSASADGTPVSCHGGNNGTATATPTGNNGAVTYLWSNGATTQTISGLSAGTYTVTITDAVNCTATASYTVTEPPVMDVTCSSTDVTTNGGSDGTASVTASGGTPPYTYLWNTGATTSSISGLVAGTYSVTVTDAKGCTDQCTATVDEPDCNLSASADGTPVSCHGGNNGTATATPTGNNGAVTYLWSNGATTQTISGLSAGTYTVTITDAVNCTAIASYTVTEPPVMDVTCTSTDVTTNGGSDGTASVTASGGTPPYTYLWNTGATTSSISGLVAGTYSVTVTDAKGCTAECSTTVNEPGCNLSASADGTPVSCHGGNNGTATATPTGNSDPVSYLWSNGATTQTISGLSAGTYTVTITETPTCTATASYTVTEPPVMDVTCSSTDATTNGGSDGTASVTASGGTPPYTYLWNTGATTSSISGLVAGTYSVTVTDAKGCTAECSTTVNEPGCNLSASADGTPVSCNDGSDGTATATPTGNNGAVTYLWSNGATTQSISGLSAGTYTVTITDAVNCTAIASYTVTEPPVMDVTCSSTDVTTNGGSDGTASVTASGGTPPYTYLWNTAQQLRALAA, from the coding sequence TTGTGGAACACCGGCGCAACAACTTCGAGCATTAGCGGCTTAGTAGCGGGTACATACAGCGTAACCGTTACCGATGCCAAAGGTTGTACTGCCGAGTGCAGCACCACCGTTAACGAACCAGGTTGTAACCTTAGTGCAAGTGCCGATGGTACACCTGTCTCTTGCCATGGCGGCAATAATGGCACCGCAACAGCCACACCTACGGGCAATAACGGTGCGGTAACCTATTTATGGAGCAACGGCGCAACCACCCAAACTATTAGCGGTTTATCGGCTGGTACTTATACGGTTACCATTACCGATGCCGTTAATTGTACGGCAATAGCCAGCTACACCGTTACCGAACCCCCTGTAATGGATCTAACTTGCAGCAGCACCGATGCAACCACCAACGGTGGCAGCGATGGCACAGCCAGCGTAACAGCCAGTGGCGGTACACCACCCTACACCTATTTGTGGAACACCGGCGCAACAACTTCGAGCATTAGCGGCTTAGTAGCGGGTACATACAGCGTAACCGTTACCGATGCCAAAGGTTGTACTGCCGAGTGCAGCACCACCGTTAACGAGCCAGGTTGTAACCTTAGTGCAAGTGCCGATGGTACACCTGTCTCTTGCCATGGCGGCAATAATGGCACCGCAACAGCCACACCTACAGGCAATAACGGTGCGGTAACTTATTTATGGAGCAACGGCGCAACCACCCAAACTATTAGCGGTTTATCGGCTGGTACTTATACGGTTACCATTACCGATGCCGTTAATTGTACGGCAACAGCCAGCTACACCGTTACCGAACCCCCTGTAATGGATGTAACTTGCAGCAGCACCGATGTAACCACCAACGGCGGCAGCGATGGCACAGCCAGCGTAACAGCCAGCGGCGGCACACCACCCTACACCTATTTGTGGAACACCGGCGCAACAACTTCGAGCATTAGCGGCTTAGTAGCGGGTACATACAGCGTAACCGTTACCGATGCCAAAGGTTGTACTGACCAGTGTACCGCTACGGTTGACGAGCCAGATTGTAACCTTAGTGCAAGTGCCGATGGTACACCTGTCAGTTGCCATGGCGGCAATAATGGCACTGCAACAGCCACACCTACAGGCAATAACGGTGCAGTAACTTATTTATGGAGCAACGGCGCAACCACCCAAACTATTAGCGGTTTATCGGCTGGTACTTATACCGTAACGATAACCGATGCCGTTAATTGCACGGCAATAGCCAGCTACACCGTTACCGAACCCCCTGTAATGGATGTAACTTGTACCAGCACCGATGTAACCACCAACGGTGGCAGCGATGGCACAGCCAGCGTAACAGCCAGCGGCGGCACACCACCCTACACCTATTTGTGGAACACCGGCGCAACAACTTCGAGCATTAGCGGCTTAGTAGCGGGTACATACAGCGTAACCGTTACCGATGCCAAAGGTTGTACTGCCGAGTGCAGCACCACCGTTAACGAACCAGGTTGTAACCTTAGTGCAAGTGCCGATGGTACACCTGTCTCTTGCCATGGCGGCAATAATGGCACCGCAACAGCCACACCTACGGGCAATAGCGACCCTGTGAGCTATTTATGGAGCAACGGCGCAACCACCCAAACTATTAGTGGTTTATCGGCTGGCACTTATACCGTTACTATTACCGAAACACCAACTTGTACGGCAACCGCTAGCTACACCGTTACTGAACCCCCTGTAATGGATGTAACTTGCAGCAGCACCGATGCAACCACCAACGGCGGCAGCGATGGCACAGCCAGCGTAACAGCCAGCGGCGGCACACCACCCTACACCTATTTGTGGAACACCGGCGCAACAACTTCGAGCATTAGCGGCTTAGTAGCGGGTACATACAGCGTAACCGTTACCGATGCCAAGGGTTGTACTGCCGAGTGCAGCACCACCGTTAACGAGCCAGGTTGTAACCTTAGTGCAAGTGCTGATGGTACACCTGTATCTTGCAATGATGGCAGCGATGGTACCGCAACAGCCACACCTACAGGCAATAACGGTGCGGTAACTTATTTATGGAGCAACGGCGCAACCACCCAAAGCATTAGCGGTTTATCGGCTGGCACTTATACCGTAACGATAACAGATGCTGTTAATTGTACGGCAATAGCCAGCTACACCGTTACCGAACCCCCTGTAATGGATGTAACTTGCAGCAGCACCGATGTAACCACCAACGGCGGCAGCGATGGCACAGCCAGCGTAACAGCCAGCGGCGGCACACCACCCTACACCTATTTGTGGAACACGGCGCAACAACTTCGAGCATTAGCGGCTTAG